Proteins encoded within one genomic window of Lysinibacillus louembei:
- a CDS encoding AEC family transporter yields MHYLSMIFFNIVTPILVLLFIGGILQKKFSFNLKAMSQLITYCFMPAAVLLNLYETAVQLSLIGQVALFILFFIGSQMLLSHLIAKLLRLPKQEAAVFKNSVVLINSGNYGIPVAQMIFATQPIGVAIQVIMVIFQNVTTYTYGLYNLISTAKSGKEILKDFFKMPIIYALILGILLNMLHIPIPQPLYIPLNYVAEGFVAVALITLGAQISQIEMRAMFNKVIFISCFTRLIVGPALALLVIFALGLDGVVAQSLLIASAFPTSRNSSSLALEYDVESDTAAQTVLFSTIVSCLTVTVVIYMSQILFG; encoded by the coding sequence ATGCACTATTTATCAATGATTTTTTTCAATATTGTTACACCTATTTTAGTCTTGCTGTTCATTGGGGGAATACTGCAAAAGAAGTTTTCCTTTAATTTAAAGGCGATGTCACAGCTTATTACATATTGCTTTATGCCAGCAGCAGTGCTGCTAAATTTGTATGAAACGGCTGTTCAACTTAGTTTAATTGGGCAAGTCGCACTGTTCATACTGTTTTTTATTGGCTCGCAAATGCTGCTAAGCCATCTGATTGCGAAACTGCTACGTTTACCTAAGCAGGAGGCAGCTGTTTTTAAAAATAGCGTTGTCCTCATTAACTCTGGTAACTATGGTATACCTGTAGCACAAATGATTTTTGCAACACAGCCAATCGGCGTAGCAATTCAAGTGATTATGGTTATTTTCCAAAATGTTACGACCTATACATATGGCTTGTATAATTTAATTTCAACAGCGAAATCAGGCAAGGAAATTTTGAAGGACTTCTTTAAAATGCCGATTATTTATGCATTAATTTTAGGGATTTTATTAAATATGCTGCATATACCAATTCCGCAACCGTTGTATATCCCATTAAACTATGTGGCGGAGGGCTTTGTTGCAGTTGCCTTAATTACACTAGGTGCGCAAATTTCCCAAATCGAAATGCGTGCAATGTTTAACAAAGTTATTTTTATTAGCTGCTTTACTCGTTTAATTGTAGGTCCTGCCCTTGCATTGCTCGTTATATTTGCTTTAGGGTTGGATGGTGTTGTAGCACAGTCGCTCTTAATTGCAAGTGCTTTCCCGACATCACGCAATAGCTCAAGCTTGGCACTCGAATATGATGTGGAGTCAGATACAGCGGCGCAGACGGTGTTATTTTCAACTATTGTTAGCTGTTTAACAGTGACAGTTGTCATCTATATGTCGCAAATATTATTTGGATAA
- a CDS encoding S-layer homology domain-containing protein: protein MKNNRFAQALLLSASVSLVAAPVSYAADASDAEKQAAAAVETKIKALTSSSTEQQVREVRQAYNALSAEAQKLITPAVFNILIAAEARIQREQEQAEKKAKEDAWAVEAMINRLTYSSSKEEVFAAKSAYDNLSVAAKNRVSNSSYNYLIKLLQEIAKEEAAIAAAKASAAAFDRYMANVTRQSSGTVLANARSYYNRLSYEAKQYVTTLSKLERLEQAYGKNPSGPPKQPTHPNTKQEDLTGIVDSQGTSDPVSLKYIPDNEFGTIVPGSTDLQFVRSGDELFAYIPSDIIYYQQEPITITASNGVNVKLPITDLKGYSGTVAVALTIENDKFHLSVKSRGNDITFRDYLEITIPKKELKASTNAIIYQTEGKLKRTRVPLTIKNDAFVVKTKTPGDFVASAIDSEANYSDIASDPNAFYINELGKRGILTGASGSSYLPTKSVTRADFAVMLARAANLSSSSPTPFNDVRGKAYVKEVQALHEKGIMPGSGRVYYNANGQMTRQQAAVILDRYLDYLGVDVYQISKAGNLHYKDVYMLTEVEQKSIALMDTLDIFTPSVNGEFRPNATLTRSEMARILYITMELAGLL, encoded by the coding sequence ATGAAAAACAATCGGTTTGCACAAGCATTGCTATTATCTGCCTCGGTATCTTTAGTTGCAGCTCCTGTTAGCTATGCTGCTGATGCGTCGGATGCAGAAAAACAAGCAGCTGCCGCAGTAGAGACAAAAATAAAAGCATTAACAAGTAGCTCTACAGAGCAGCAAGTAAGAGAGGTACGTCAAGCTTACAATGCACTGTCAGCAGAAGCGCAGAAACTTATTACACCAGCAGTGTTTAATATATTAATAGCGGCAGAAGCGCGCATACAAAGGGAGCAGGAGCAAGCGGAGAAAAAGGCGAAGGAAGATGCTTGGGCTGTTGAGGCAATGATTAATCGCTTAACATATAGCTCTTCAAAAGAGGAAGTGTTTGCAGCCAAAAGTGCCTATGATAACTTATCTGTTGCAGCGAAAAATCGCGTATCGAATTCAAGCTATAATTATTTAATAAAGCTATTACAGGAAATTGCAAAGGAGGAGGCTGCTATCGCAGCGGCAAAGGCGAGTGCTGCAGCCTTTGACCGATATATGGCAAATGTAACGCGACAGTCCTCTGGTACAGTGTTAGCAAATGCCCGTTCCTATTATAATCGCCTTTCTTACGAGGCGAAGCAGTATGTGACGACATTATCGAAGCTAGAAAGACTAGAACAGGCGTATGGCAAAAACCCATCAGGTCCACCGAAGCAGCCTACACATCCGAATACAAAGCAGGAGGATTTAACAGGGATTGTCGACTCGCAGGGTACAAGTGACCCAGTGTCGTTAAAATATATTCCAGATAATGAATTTGGAACGATAGTACCTGGTAGTACGGATTTGCAATTTGTGCGAAGTGGTGATGAATTATTTGCCTATATTCCATCTGATATTATTTATTATCAGCAGGAGCCAATTACGATTACAGCATCGAACGGTGTGAATGTTAAATTACCTATTACTGATTTAAAGGGATATAGTGGCACAGTAGCTGTGGCGCTGACAATTGAAAATGATAAATTCCATCTGTCCGTAAAATCGCGTGGGAATGATATTACCTTTAGAGATTATTTAGAAATCACGATTCCGAAAAAGGAGTTAAAGGCATCTACAAATGCAATTATTTATCAAACAGAGGGTAAATTAAAGCGAACTCGTGTACCGCTAACAATTAAAAATGATGCCTTTGTTGTGAAAACGAAAACGCCTGGAGATTTTGTTGCTTCAGCAATTGACTCTGAGGCAAATTATTCTGATATTGCTAGTGATCCAAATGCCTTTTATATTAATGAGCTAGGGAAAAGAGGCATTTTAACAGGAGCTTCTGGCAGCAGCTATTTACCAACGAAATCTGTAACACGTGCAGATTTTGCAGTAATGCTAGCGAGAGCAGCTAATTTATCCTCTTCAAGCCCAACACCATTTAATGATGTACGTGGCAAAGCCTATGTAAAAGAAGTACAGGCATTACATGAAAAAGGTATTATGCCAGGCTCGGGGAGAGTTTATTATAATGCGAATGGACAAATGACGCGCCAACAAGCAGCAGTTATTTTAGATCGCTATTTAGATTATTTAGGGGTAGATGTATACCAAATATCTAAAGCAGGGAATTTGCATTATAAAGATGTCTATATGCTAACAGAGGTAGAGCAAAAGAGCATCGCATTAATGGATACATTGGATATTTTTACACCGAGCGTAAATGGCGAATTTCGTCCAAATGCCACTTTAACACGCTCTGAAATGGCGAGAATATTATATATCACGATGGAGCTAGCTGGGCTACTTTAG
- a CDS encoding S-layer homology domain-containing protein produces the protein MLRSIFNIFVVISCFFMLTTLHAEAAGFKDVSKDHFAYKAVLWAQKYEIINGYSDGTFKPNEVITEQQFAKLLTNYFELDVAEDELKKQTAQENWSDVFYDSLASYGVPLNGYLHNGVRSQPVKRGVVAQAIAHLADGKHNLNGSIEFLLEHAISTGQNPKYENSDLQKFFGTKNNMTRAQVVTLLYRMDSMDFYYISDDAETIHENANNLSLNERAVQAKKQLDSSLQQGPSSNNIWQGNYSYIYQWGKGAYERNARYVTISNATSKDFYVKLSAYDGKYEGTTEGYAVITSAKKAIMQESVKGNRCIIEFEHLNNAIKVTEIDCGAERTNGTNFSGTLRKQ, from the coding sequence TTGCTTCGATCTATTTTTAACATTTTTGTCGTTATCTCATGCTTTTTTATGTTAACGACTTTACATGCAGAGGCGGCAGGCTTTAAAGATGTATCAAAAGACCATTTCGCTTATAAAGCGGTGCTTTGGGCACAAAAATACGAGATTATTAATGGCTATAGTGATGGCACATTTAAGCCAAACGAAGTCATTACAGAGCAGCAATTCGCTAAACTGTTAACGAACTATTTTGAGCTAGATGTCGCAGAGGACGAGCTAAAAAAGCAAACAGCTCAAGAAAACTGGTCTGATGTATTTTACGACTCATTAGCAAGCTATGGTGTGCCATTAAATGGCTATTTGCATAATGGGGTTCGTTCTCAGCCTGTTAAGCGCGGTGTCGTCGCACAAGCAATTGCCCACTTAGCAGATGGCAAGCATAACTTAAATGGCTCCATTGAATTTTTGCTTGAGCATGCAATCTCAACAGGACAAAATCCAAAATACGAAAACAGCGATTTACAAAAATTTTTCGGTACAAAGAATAATATGACACGTGCTCAAGTAGTTACACTACTTTATCGTATGGATTCGATGGATTTCTACTATATCTCTGATGATGCAGAGACGATTCACGAAAATGCCAATAATCTTTCATTGAATGAACGAGCAGTACAAGCAAAAAAACAGCTAGATAGCTCCCTTCAGCAAGGACCTTCAAGCAATAATATTTGGCAAGGCAACTATAGTTATATTTATCAATGGGGCAAAGGGGCATATGAGCGTAACGCACGCTATGTAACTATTTCCAATGCAACAAGTAAGGACTTTTATGTCAAGCTTTCCGCCTACGATGGCAAATATGAAGGAACAACAGAGGGCTATGCCGTTATCACCTCTGCTAAAAAAGCAATTATGCAGGAATCTGTTAAAGGAAACCGCTGTATTATCGAGTTTGAGCATTTAAACAATGCGATAAAAGTGACAGAAATCGATTGTGGTGCAGAACGCACAAATGGCACAAATTTCTCTGGCACATTGCGGAAGCAATAA